A section of the Streptomyces sp. NBC_01591 genome encodes:
- the ilvN gene encoding acetolactate synthase small subunit: MSTKHTLSVLVENKPGVLARITALFSRRGFNIDSLAVGTTEHPDISRITIVVGVEDLPLEQVTKQLNKLVNVLKIVELEPAAAIQRELVLVKVRADNETRSQIVEIVQLFRAKTVDVSPEAVTIEATGGADKLEAMLKMLEQYGIKELVQSGTIAIGRGARSITDRSLRALDRTA; this comes from the coding sequence ATGTCCACCAAGCACACGCTCTCCGTCCTGGTCGAGAACAAGCCCGGTGTCCTCGCCCGGATCACCGCCCTGTTCTCCCGCCGCGGCTTCAACATCGACTCGCTCGCGGTCGGTACCACCGAACACCCCGACATCTCCCGCATCACCATCGTCGTGGGTGTCGAGGACCTGCCCCTGGAGCAGGTGACCAAGCAGCTCAACAAGCTGGTCAACGTCCTGAAGATCGTCGAACTGGAGCCCGCCGCTGCGATCCAGCGCGAGCTCGTCCTGGTGAAGGTCCGCGCCGACAACGAGACCCGCTCCCAGATCGTCGAGATCGTCCAGCTGTTCCGCGCCAAGACCGTGGACGTCTCCCCGGAGGCCGTCACGATCGAGGCGACCGGCGGCGCCGACAAGCTGGAGGCCATGCTCAAGATGCTGGAGCAGTACGGCATCAAGGAGCTGGTCCAGTCCGGCACCATCGCCATAGGGCGCGGCGCGCGCTCGATCACCGACCGTTCGCTGCGCGCCCTCGACCGCACGGCGTAG
- a CDS encoding putative bifunctional diguanylate cyclase/phosphodiesterase: protein MSAPADALGALLSRRSAVGGASALVWQILLGVVWAGYAVGAAFGWGSSQLALVMGDFGLSAAALVAAVSCFRYARSGCSRFRPAWLLFALSSFMASAGNAVWGWYEVVLGLPVPTPSLADVFFLCFAPPAIVGLLVLAKRPVTRAGWVCLVLDSWLIGGSLLTLSWSLALAHTAQLVDAEGVSVARAALALAYPLLDIVLVSMVLALHFRRSNVNRSAVNTAVAALALTVLSDALFTSPLLRQTYHSGQMLDAGWFAGSLLLAYAPWGANRAADNDFPPRSTQPTSRPIAGSLAALTPYLAAAVCTLGILYNAVEGRRVDRVVILTGCTVALALVVRQGIMLLDNIALTQELAQKENHFRSLVQGSSDVIMIAAPTGVLRYVSPAAAGVYGREADELVGAELASIIHPEDLGRVVHEVRRFLAAPPSEEPTTRIECRFRSGTGDWLNVESTVNRHQGGLILNSRDVTERVRLQAQLQHNAEHDPLTDLPNRALFTKRVRQALGGRRSGDSGTAVLFIDLDGFKAVNDRLGHQAGDELLIQAARRLHESVRVGDTAARLGGDEFATIILGDGTRDQSARECQVHEIADRLRLTLSQPYRIGAGEVRVAASIGVAFAEPGITPSDLMRNADLAMYRAKAGGKDRVELYAPQMQADVVRRSELAARLSTALRDGEFALLHQPVVNLASGAVAAVAAQARWRSAQGILFTPAEFLRVAEDSDRTAELGRWLLEEAVEQAADRARAGHPVSVAVRLSARRLLDKGMPFGSVEALLTRHSLPSGTLMIEVADSDPRISFDELEQRLVALRRIGVRIALDGFGSGYAAINALRRLPIDVLKLDRGLVEGVVESARLHKITSGLLRIACDLGMQSVADGVDVPEQVLALRAMGCTHGQGMAFSGPLDEYRLRRALARGEFPVPGSTIAQPVLTGGSVPLLSGSHAETPVPPT from the coding sequence GTGAGCGCGCCGGCCGACGCCCTCGGGGCGCTCCTTTCCCGGAGGTCGGCCGTGGGCGGCGCATCCGCGCTGGTCTGGCAGATCCTTCTCGGCGTGGTCTGGGCCGGTTACGCCGTGGGAGCGGCCTTCGGCTGGGGCTCGTCGCAACTGGCTCTCGTCATGGGGGATTTCGGTCTCAGCGCGGCGGCACTGGTCGCCGCCGTCTCCTGCTTCCGCTACGCACGGTCCGGCTGCAGCCGGTTCCGGCCCGCCTGGCTGCTGTTCGCGCTCTCCTCGTTCATGGCCTCCGCGGGCAACGCGGTCTGGGGCTGGTACGAGGTGGTGCTCGGCCTCCCCGTGCCCACCCCCTCCCTGGCCGACGTCTTCTTCCTCTGCTTCGCACCGCCCGCCATCGTCGGACTGCTCGTCCTCGCGAAGCGCCCCGTCACCAGGGCCGGCTGGGTCTGTCTCGTGCTGGACTCGTGGTTGATCGGCGGATCGCTTCTCACGCTCTCCTGGAGCCTCGCCCTGGCCCACACCGCGCAGCTGGTGGACGCCGAGGGCGTGAGCGTGGCCCGCGCGGCGCTGGCGCTGGCCTATCCGCTGCTCGACATCGTGCTGGTCTCCATGGTGCTGGCCCTGCACTTCCGGCGCTCCAACGTCAACCGCTCCGCGGTGAACACCGCCGTCGCCGCACTCGCCCTGACGGTCCTGTCCGACGCCCTGTTCACCTCACCGCTGCTGCGCCAGACCTACCACTCCGGCCAGATGCTGGACGCGGGCTGGTTCGCCGGTTCGCTGCTCCTCGCGTACGCCCCCTGGGGCGCGAACAGGGCCGCGGACAATGATTTCCCGCCGCGGAGCACGCAGCCCACCAGCCGCCCCATCGCGGGATCGCTGGCCGCGCTGACGCCCTATCTCGCCGCCGCCGTCTGCACCCTCGGCATTCTCTACAACGCCGTGGAGGGCCGCCGGGTGGACCGCGTCGTGATCCTCACCGGCTGCACGGTGGCGCTCGCCCTGGTCGTCCGGCAGGGCATCATGCTCCTCGACAACATCGCCCTCACCCAGGAACTGGCGCAGAAGGAGAACCACTTCCGCTCCCTGGTGCAGGGCTCCAGCGACGTCATCATGATCGCTGCCCCCACCGGTGTGCTGCGCTACGTCAGCCCCGCCGCCGCCGGGGTGTACGGGCGCGAGGCCGACGAACTGGTCGGCGCCGAACTCGCCTCGATCATCCACCCCGAGGACCTGGGGCGGGTGGTCCACGAGGTGCGCCGGTTTCTCGCCGCCCCGCCGAGCGAGGAGCCCACCACCCGGATCGAGTGCCGCTTCAGATCCGGTACGGGGGACTGGCTCAATGTCGAATCCACGGTCAACCGCCATCAGGGCGGGCTGATCCTCAACAGCCGCGACGTGACCGAACGGGTCCGGCTGCAGGCCCAGTTGCAGCACAACGCCGAGCACGACCCGCTCACCGACCTGCCCAACCGGGCCCTGTTCACCAAGCGGGTCCGCCAGGCACTCGGAGGCCGCCGCTCCGGCGACTCCGGCACCGCCGTGCTCTTCATCGACCTCGACGGCTTCAAGGCGGTCAACGACCGGCTCGGGCATCAGGCGGGCGACGAGCTCCTCATCCAGGCCGCCCGCCGCCTCCACGAATCCGTCCGGGTGGGCGACACCGCGGCCCGTCTCGGCGGCGACGAATTCGCGACGATCATCCTCGGCGACGGCACCCGCGACCAGTCCGCCCGGGAGTGCCAGGTCCACGAGATCGCCGACCGGCTGCGCCTCACCCTCTCCCAGCCGTACCGGATCGGCGCCGGCGAGGTCCGGGTCGCCGCGTCCATCGGGGTCGCCTTCGCCGAGCCCGGCATCACCCCCAGCGACCTCATGCGCAACGCCGATCTCGCCATGTACCGCGCCAAGGCCGGCGGCAAGGACCGCGTCGAGCTGTACGCCCCGCAGATGCAGGCCGACGTGGTGCGCCGCTCCGAGCTGGCGGCCCGGCTGAGCACCGCCCTGCGCGACGGCGAGTTCGCCCTGCTCCACCAGCCCGTCGTGAACCTCGCCAGCGGCGCGGTCGCCGCCGTCGCCGCCCAGGCCCGCTGGCGCTCCGCCCAGGGCATCCTGTTCACCCCGGCCGAGTTCCTCCGTGTCGCCGAGGACAGCGACCGGACCGCCGAGCTCGGCCGCTGGCTCCTCGAAGAGGCCGTCGAGCAGGCCGCCGACCGGGCCAGGGCCGGACACCCCGTCTCCGTCGCCGTGCGGCTCTCCGCCCGCCGGCTCCTCGACAAGGGCATGCCGTTCGGCTCGGTCGAGGCGTTGCTCACGCGGCACAGCCTGCCCTCCGGGACCCTGATGATCGAGGTCGCCGACAGTGACCCCCGGATCTCCTTCGACGAACTGGAGCAGCGTCTCGTGGCTCTGCGCCGCATCGGTGTCCGCATCGCGCTCGACGGCTTCGGCAGCGGCTACGCCGCGATCAACGCCCTGCGCCGGCTCCCCATCGACGTACTGAAACTGGACCGCGGTCTCGTCGAGGGCGTGGTGGAGTCCGCCCGGCTGCACAAGATCACCAGCGGCCTCCTGCGGATCGCCTGCGACCTCGGCATGCAGTCCGTGGCCGACGGCGTCGACGTACCGGAACAGGTCCTCGCGCTGCGCGCCATGGGGTGTACGCACGGCCAGGGAATGGCCTTCTCCGGGCCGCTCGACGAGTACCGGCTGCGCCGCGCCCTGGCTCGCGGCGAGTTCCCGGTGCCCGGCAGCACCATCGCCCAGCCGGTCCTGACCGGCGGCTCGGTCCCACTCCTCAGTGGCTCACATGCTGAGACGCCCGTCCCACCCACTTGA
- a CDS encoding 2-hydroxyacid dehydrogenase, with protein MTSTHTPDVTKTPDVWLPFPADEVDGLPEGLNYRLWDGEPDYPADPADCAFYVVPYMKGAEVAIRPLAGMAAVQVVQTLSAGIDHVEPALGLLPAGALVCNAKGVHEASTAELALTLILASLRGVPGFVHGQDKEEWRSGFYPALADKSVLIVGYGSIGAAIEDRLAPFECAGVARVARSARTTARGPVHALDDLPALLPEADVVVLSTPLNPSTQGLVGVEFLAAMPDGALLVNVARGGVVDTKSLLLELESGRLCAALDVTDPEPLPAGHPLWHAPNVLITPHVGGSTSAFLPRAKRLLAGQLSRFAAGEPVRNVVRTIG; from the coding sequence ATGACTTCCACGCATACTCCCGACGTGACGAAGACGCCCGACGTATGGCTGCCGTTCCCGGCCGACGAGGTCGATGGGCTCCCGGAGGGGCTCAACTACCGGCTCTGGGACGGGGAACCGGACTACCCGGCCGACCCCGCCGACTGCGCCTTCTACGTCGTGCCGTACATGAAGGGCGCCGAGGTCGCGATCCGTCCGCTGGCCGGCATGGCGGCCGTCCAGGTCGTGCAGACACTCTCCGCGGGCATCGATCACGTCGAGCCCGCACTCGGCCTGCTGCCGGCCGGGGCGCTGGTCTGCAATGCCAAGGGGGTCCACGAGGCGTCCACCGCGGAACTCGCCCTCACCCTGATCCTCGCCTCCCTGCGCGGCGTTCCCGGGTTCGTCCACGGCCAGGACAAGGAGGAGTGGCGGTCCGGCTTCTACCCCGCGCTCGCCGACAAGTCGGTGCTGATCGTGGGGTACGGATCGATCGGCGCCGCCATCGAGGACCGGCTCGCACCCTTCGAATGTGCGGGGGTGGCGCGCGTCGCGCGCTCCGCACGGACAACCGCACGCGGCCCCGTGCACGCGCTCGACGACCTGCCCGCGCTCCTGCCCGAGGCCGATGTCGTCGTGCTGTCCACCCCGCTGAACCCGTCCACACAAGGGCTGGTCGGCGTGGAGTTCCTCGCCGCGATGCCGGACGGGGCGCTGCTCGTGAACGTCGCCCGGGGCGGCGTCGTCGACACCAAGTCGCTGCTGCTCGAACTCGAGTCCGGCCGGCTCTGTGCCGCTCTCGACGTCACCGACCCGGAACCGCTGCCCGCCGGCCACCCCCTCTGGCATGCTCCCAACGTCCTGATCACGCCTCATGTGGGCGGCAGCACGTCGGCCTTCCTGCCGCGCGCCAAGCGTCTGCTGGCCGGGCAGCTGAGCCGGTTCGCCGCGGGAGAGCCGGTGCGGAACGTGGTACGCACCATCGGCTGA
- a CDS encoding acetolactate synthase large subunit, producing MPMTEQATGAHHPQPRARNGGSSPATVEHVTGAQSLIRSLEEVGADTVFGIPGGAILPAYDPMMDSTRVRHVLVRHEQGAGHAATGYAQATGKVGVCMATSGPGATNLVTPIADAYLDSVPIVAITGQVASAAIGTDAFQEADICGITMPVTKHNFLVTKAEDIPHTIAEAFHIASTGRPGPVLVDIAKDALQAQTTFSWPPTQDLPGYRPVTKPHAKQIREAAKLITQAKRPVLYVGGGVIKAGATAELKVLAELTGAPVTTTLMALGAFPDSHPLHVGMPGMHGAVTAVTALQKADLIVALGARFDDRVTGKLDSFAPYAKVVHADIDPAEIGKNRAADVPIVGDAREVLADLVQAVQAEHTEGHVGDYEAWWKDLNRWRDTYPLGYDLPEDGSLSPQQVIQRIGELAPEGTIFAAGVGQHQMWASHFIKYEQPATWLNSGGAGTMGYAVPAAMGAKAGMPDRTVWAVDGDGCFQMTNQELTTCALNNIPIKVAIINNGALGMVRQWQTLFYNQRYSNTVLHSGADTEGVPAKGTRVPDFVKLSEAMGCYAIRCEDPADLDKVIEEANSVNDRPVVVDFIVHEDAMVWPMVAAGTSNDEVMAARGVRPDFGDNEDD from the coding sequence ATGCCGATGACCGAGCAGGCCACCGGGGCCCACCATCCCCAGCCGCGGGCCCGTAACGGCGGATCGTCCCCCGCCACCGTTGAGCACGTCACGGGCGCGCAGTCCCTCATCCGCTCCCTCGAGGAGGTGGGGGCCGACACGGTATTCGGCATTCCCGGCGGCGCCATCCTTCCGGCGTACGACCCGATGATGGATTCCACCCGGGTCCGCCACGTCCTGGTCCGCCACGAGCAGGGCGCCGGACACGCGGCCACCGGTTACGCGCAGGCCACCGGCAAGGTCGGTGTCTGCATGGCGACCTCGGGCCCCGGCGCCACCAACCTGGTCACCCCGATCGCCGACGCGTACCTGGACTCGGTGCCGATCGTCGCGATCACCGGTCAGGTGGCCTCCGCCGCCATCGGAACCGACGCCTTCCAGGAAGCCGACATCTGCGGCATCACCATGCCGGTCACCAAGCACAACTTCCTGGTCACCAAGGCCGAGGACATCCCGCACACGATCGCCGAGGCCTTCCACATCGCCTCCACCGGCCGTCCGGGCCCCGTCCTCGTCGACATCGCCAAGGACGCCCTGCAGGCCCAGACCACGTTCAGCTGGCCGCCGACCCAGGACCTGCCCGGCTACCGCCCGGTCACCAAGCCGCACGCCAAGCAGATCCGCGAAGCCGCCAAGCTGATCACCCAGGCCAAGCGGCCGGTGCTGTACGTCGGCGGCGGTGTCATCAAGGCGGGGGCCACCGCCGAACTGAAGGTCCTCGCAGAGCTCACCGGAGCGCCCGTCACCACCACACTGATGGCGCTCGGCGCATTCCCCGACAGCCACCCGCTGCACGTCGGAATGCCGGGCATGCACGGTGCGGTCACCGCCGTCACCGCGCTGCAGAAGGCCGACCTGATCGTCGCCCTCGGAGCCCGCTTCGACGACCGCGTCACCGGCAAGCTGGACAGCTTCGCCCCGTACGCCAAGGTCGTCCACGCCGACATCGACCCCGCCGAGATCGGCAAGAACCGCGCCGCCGACGTCCCGATCGTCGGGGACGCCCGCGAGGTCCTGGCCGATCTGGTCCAGGCCGTCCAGGCCGAGCACACCGAGGGCCACGTCGGCGACTACGAGGCCTGGTGGAAGGACCTCAACCGCTGGCGCGACACCTACCCGCTCGGCTACGACCTGCCCGAGGACGGCAGCCTCTCGCCGCAGCAGGTCATCCAGCGCATCGGTGAGCTCGCCCCCGAGGGCACGATCTTCGCGGCGGGCGTCGGCCAGCACCAGATGTGGGCCTCGCACTTCATCAAGTACGAGCAGCCCGCCACCTGGCTGAACTCCGGCGGCGCCGGAACGATGGGGTACGCGGTCCCGGCCGCGATGGGCGCCAAGGCCGGCATGCCGGACCGTACCGTCTGGGCGGTCGACGGCGACGGCTGCTTCCAGATGACCAACCAGGAACTCACCACCTGCGCGCTCAACAACATCCCGATCAAGGTCGCGATCATCAACAACGGCGCGCTCGGGATGGTCCGCCAGTGGCAGACCCTGTTCTACAACCAGCGGTACTCCAACACCGTGCTGCACTCCGGCGCGGACACCGAGGGCGTCCCGGCGAAGGGCACCCGCGTCCCGGACTTCGTCAAGCTGTCCGAGGCCATGGGCTGCTACGCGATCCGCTGCGAGGACCCGGCCGACCTGGACAAGGTCATCGAAGAGGCCAACTCCGTCAACGACCGCCCCGTCGTGGTGGACTTCATCGTCCACGAGGACGCCATGGTGTGGCCGATGGTCGCCGCAGGCACCTCCAACGACGAGGTCATGGCCGCCCGCGGCGTCCGTCCCGACTTCGGCGACAACGAAGACGACTGA
- a CDS encoding aldo/keto reductase — MERRSLGAAALAVGAVGLGCMPMSWAYSASQRRGDRALRTVHAALDAGVQLLDTADMYGPFTNELLVGRALKGRRSDAFVSTKCGLLVGDQHIVANGRPGYVRRACDASLRRLQTDVIDLYQLHRADPEVPVEETWGAMAELVTAGKVRALGLCAVGARASRRPGSRMYDETIRQLDRVQQVFPVSAVEAELSVWSPEALESLLPWCSARGVGLLAAMPLGNGYLTGTLTPGQGFEPDDLRARHPRFTAEMMAANQPVVAGLRRIAERHGATAAQVALAWVLRQGPHVVPVPGTKRERWAVENAGAAGLALTAWDLAEIAGLPGAQGSWD; from the coding sequence TTGGAGCGCAGGAGTCTCGGTGCGGCGGCGCTCGCCGTGGGGGCGGTCGGTCTCGGCTGCATGCCTATGAGCTGGGCGTACAGCGCGTCGCAGCGACGCGGTGACCGTGCGTTGCGTACGGTGCACGCCGCGCTCGACGCGGGTGTCCAACTGCTCGACACGGCCGACATGTACGGCCCGTTCACCAATGAGCTGCTGGTGGGGCGGGCGCTGAAGGGCCGCAGGTCGGATGCGTTCGTCTCCACCAAGTGCGGACTGCTGGTGGGCGACCAGCACATCGTGGCCAATGGCCGTCCCGGCTATGTGCGGCGGGCCTGCGACGCCTCGCTGCGCCGGCTGCAGACCGATGTGATCGATCTGTACCAGCTGCACCGGGCCGACCCCGAGGTGCCGGTCGAGGAGACCTGGGGCGCGATGGCGGAGCTGGTGACCGCCGGAAAGGTGCGGGCGCTCGGGCTCTGCGCGGTCGGGGCGCGGGCCTCGCGCCGGCCGGGTTCCCGGATGTACGACGAAACGATCCGTCAGCTGGACCGGGTGCAGCAGGTCTTCCCGGTGAGCGCGGTGGAGGCGGAGCTCTCGGTCTGGTCGCCGGAGGCGCTGGAGTCGTTGCTTCCGTGGTGCTCGGCGCGGGGTGTGGGGCTGCTGGCGGCGATGCCGCTGGGCAACGGCTATCTGACGGGCACGCTGACGCCGGGGCAGGGCTTCGAACCGGACGATCTGCGGGCCCGGCACCCCCGGTTCACGGCGGAGATGATGGCGGCCAACCAGCCGGTGGTCGCCGGGTTGCGGCGGATCGCCGAGCGGCACGGGGCGACCGCCGCGCAGGTGGCGCTGGCCTGGGTGCTGCGGCAGGGGCCGCATGTGGTGCCGGTTCCGGGGACCAAGCGGGAGCGGTGGGCGGTGGAGAACGCGGGGGCTGCGGGGCTGGCCCTGACCGCGTGGGATCTGGCGGAGATCGCCGGGCTGCCCGGGGCGCAGGGGTCGTGGGACTGA
- a CDS encoding PQQ-dependent sugar dehydrogenase, with protein MAALAAGSLVLTAGCSSGDGSGSTAGVGGTPPASGSSPATSAPSASPALPPAKGSVKVVSTLTEGLESPWGLAALPGGDLLVSSRDKGTITRIDGKSGKKTLLGAVPGVAPAGEGGLLGIAVSPTYGADHLVYAYFTTESDNRIARMQYDEDGTTPGQLLGAPDTILRGIPKGAIHNGGRIAFGPDRMLYAGTGETGDDGLAQDKKSLAGKILRMTPDGEPLHGNPAADSVVYSYGHRNVQGLAWDGQKQLWASEFGQDTWDELNRIEPGRNYGWPEAEGKAGKKGFIDPVAQWKTSDASPSGIAFVKGSVWMAGLRGERLWRIPLSGGADEEPLAAPQSFLEGKYGRLRTVLAAGGDKLWLVTSNTDTRGTPKPGDDRILVLQVR; from the coding sequence GTGGCCGCGCTGGCGGCCGGCTCGCTGGTACTGACCGCGGGGTGTTCCTCGGGCGACGGCTCCGGCAGCACGGCGGGCGTCGGGGGGACGCCACCGGCCTCCGGCTCCTCCCCCGCCACGTCGGCCCCGTCCGCCTCGCCCGCCCTGCCACCCGCGAAGGGCTCGGTGAAGGTGGTGTCGACGCTCACCGAGGGTCTGGAGTCGCCCTGGGGGCTGGCGGCGCTGCCCGGCGGCGATCTGCTGGTCTCCTCCCGTGACAAGGGCACGATCACCCGGATCGACGGGAAGAGCGGCAAGAAGACCCTGCTGGGCGCGGTGCCCGGGGTGGCGCCCGCCGGTGAGGGAGGACTGCTGGGGATCGCGGTCTCCCCGACGTACGGCGCGGACCATCTGGTGTACGCGTATTTCACGACCGAGTCCGACAACCGCATCGCCCGTATGCAGTACGACGAGGACGGCACGACGCCCGGACAGCTGCTGGGCGCGCCGGACACGATCCTGCGCGGCATCCCCAAGGGGGCGATCCACAACGGCGGGCGGATCGCCTTCGGCCCGGACCGCATGCTGTACGCGGGCACCGGGGAGACGGGCGACGACGGCCTCGCCCAGGACAAGAAGTCGCTGGCCGGCAAGATCCTGCGGATGACCCCGGACGGGGAGCCGCTGCACGGCAATCCGGCGGCCGACTCCGTGGTGTATTCGTACGGCCACCGCAATGTGCAGGGGCTGGCCTGGGACGGGCAGAAGCAGCTCTGGGCGTCCGAATTCGGGCAGGACACCTGGGACGAGCTGAACCGGATCGAGCCGGGTCGGAACTACGGCTGGCCGGAGGCCGAGGGCAAGGCGGGGAAGAAGGGTTTCATCGATCCCGTGGCACAGTGGAAGACGTCCGATGCGTCCCCGAGCGGGATCGCCTTCGTCAAGGGTTCGGTCTGGATGGCGGGCCTGCGCGGTGAGCGGCTCTGGCGGATTCCGCTGTCCGGCGGGGCCGACGAGGAACCTCTGGCGGCCCCGCAGTCGTTCCTGGAAGGGAAGTACGGCCGTCTGCGCACCGTGCTGGCCGCGGGCGGCGACAAGCTCTGGCTCGTCACGAGCAATACGGACACCCGTGGCACCCCGAAGCCGGGAGACGACAGGATCCTGGTGCTGCAGGTGCGGTAG
- the ilvC gene encoding ketol-acid reductoisomerase, which yields MAELFYDDDADLSIIQGRKVAVIGYGSQGHAHALSLRDSGVDVRVGLHEGSKSKAKAEEQGLRVVTPSEAAAEADVIMILVPDPIQAQVYEESIKDNLKDGDALFFGHGLNIRFGFIKPPAGVDVCMVAPKGPGHLVRRQYEEGRGVPCIVAVEQDPTGNGLALALSYAKAIGGTRAGVIKTTFTEETETDLFGEQAVLCGGTAALVKAGFETLTEAGYQPEIAYFECLHELKLIVDLMYEGGLEKMRWSISETAEWGDYVTGPRIITDATKAEMKKVLAEIQDGTFAKNWMAEYHNGLPRYNEYKKADSDHLLETTGRELRKLMSWVNDEDA from the coding sequence GTGGCCGAGCTGTTCTACGACGACGATGCCGACCTGTCCATCATCCAGGGCCGCAAGGTCGCGGTCATCGGCTACGGCAGCCAGGGCCACGCCCACGCGCTGTCGCTGCGTGACTCGGGTGTCGACGTCCGGGTCGGTCTGCACGAGGGCTCGAAGTCCAAGGCGAAGGCCGAGGAGCAGGGTCTGCGTGTGGTGACGCCGTCCGAGGCTGCCGCCGAGGCGGACGTCATCATGATCCTGGTCCCGGACCCGATCCAGGCCCAGGTCTACGAGGAGTCGATCAAGGACAACCTCAAGGACGGCGACGCGCTGTTCTTCGGCCACGGCCTGAACATCCGCTTCGGCTTCATCAAGCCGCCGGCCGGCGTCGACGTCTGCATGGTCGCCCCGAAGGGCCCGGGTCACCTGGTGCGCCGTCAGTACGAGGAGGGCCGTGGTGTTCCGTGCATCGTGGCCGTCGAGCAGGACCCCACGGGCAACGGCCTGGCGCTGGCCCTGTCGTACGCGAAGGCCATCGGCGGCACCCGTGCCGGTGTCATCAAGACGACGTTCACGGAGGAGACCGAGACCGACCTGTTCGGTGAGCAGGCCGTCCTGTGCGGTGGTACCGCCGCTCTGGTCAAGGCCGGTTTCGAGACGCTGACCGAGGCCGGCTACCAGCCGGAGATCGCGTACTTCGAGTGCCTGCACGAGCTGAAGCTCATCGTGGACCTGATGTACGAGGGCGGCCTGGAGAAGATGCGCTGGTCGATCTCGGAGACCGCCGAGTGGGGCGACTACGTCACCGGCCCGCGGATCATCACCGACGCCACCAAGGCCGAGATGAAGAAGGTCCTCGCCGAGATCCAGGACGGCACCTTCGCCAAGAACTGGATGGCCGAGTACCACAACGGCCTGCCCAGGTACAACGAGTACAAGAAGGCCGACAGCGACCACCTCCTGGAGACCACCGGCCGCGAGCTGCGCAAGCTCATGAGCTGGGTCAACGACGAGGACGCGTAA